In Plodia interpunctella isolate USDA-ARS_2022_Savannah chromosome 17, ilPloInte3.2, whole genome shotgun sequence, one genomic interval encodes:
- the LOC128677204 gene encoding LOW QUALITY PROTEIN: zinc carboxypeptidase A 1-like (The sequence of the model RefSeq protein was modified relative to this genomic sequence to represent the inferred CDS: inserted 1 base in 1 codon), whose amino-acid sequence MLRVLILALMVSSDFVLAKFNFTNYSLYRILPKNLEHIKLLQDLELTDKYDFWSEATPNVDYVSVLSSPENKLELENVLKSNNIGFQISLPNIQDVIDKEVIKTYTRNNIRSMEWNNYYTLEGIYGWLDDIAYRYPSVATIISGGYSYEGRDIKGIKISHGSGRKIIFIEGGIHAREWISPAVVNYITNELITSTNEETTAAARDFDWYIFPVTNPDGYVWTYNPEGYRLWRKNRQPYGSQYGVDLNRNWNNNWLQYGVSVNPVSNVFAGPGPFSEPETRSLSAYIRTIGHDIKLYLSFHSSGQLLLLPYGNTTEPLANYYDAINIGRRAMGALSVRYGTQYTTGNIAEAIYFATGXVDWVKDDLNVPLAYCYELRDRGQYGHLLPADQILPTGEETMDSILELIYQARRFGYLNNLQNSNAKYDFWTDPVPTADYVSVLSSPGDKVDLESFLNGNNIGFDVMMSNIQEAIEKERVNRYTRNNIKSMTWNAYYELDDIYSWMYDLAETYPAIVNVLNSGSSYENRDIVGLRISHGAGKRAIFLEGGIHSREWISPSTVCYIISELLTSDNEEIQAIAREFDWYIFPVTNPDGYVWTHDEFRMWRKNRPFGDQVGVDLNRNWDNNWLVAGASTDPASDTYAGPAPFSEPETKSLSTFIASIGDRIDMYLSFHSFSQLLMIPFGNTTEPVANYHDTLNIGRRAMGALSVRYGTQYVTGNIAEAIYQATGGSVDWVKEHLNVPLVYCYELRDRGTYGFLLPAGQILPNNQEAMDSIIDLIYQAKRFGYMRSGAGANKYLGSMVLALLFCLVQF is encoded by the exons ATGTTACGTGTTTTAATATTAGCTTTGATGGTATCCTCGGACTTTGTGTTagcaaagtttaattttacaaattatagttTGTACAGAATTCTACCTAAGAATTTAGAACATATCAAGTTGTTGCAAGACTTAGAGCTAACTGACAAATATGATTTTTGGAGTGAAGCGACACCAAATGTGGATTATGTCTCCGTGTTATCAAGCCCTGAAAACAAACTTGAAttagaaaatgttttgaaGAGTAATAATATTGGATTTCAAATAAGCTTGCCTAATATACAGga TGTCATCGATAAAGAAGTAATTAAGACTTACACTAGAAATAACATACGAAGCATGGAATGGAATAATTACTATACTCTTGAAGGCATCTACGGATGGTTAGACGATATAGCCTATAGGTACCCTTCAGTGGCCACCATCATCAGTGGAGGTTATTCCTACGAAGGTCGTGATATAAagggaataaaaatatctcatgGCTCTggaagaaaaattatatttatcgaaGGTGGTATACATGCTAGAGAATGGATATCTCCAGCTGTAGTGAACTATATTACAAATGAACTAATAACTAGCACTAATGAAGAAACAACGGCCGCTGCTCGTGATTTTGACTGGTACATCTTCCCTGTTACTAATCCTGATGGTTACGTTTGGACTTATAACCCAGAAGGG tataGATTATGGAGAAAGAACCGACAGCCTTATGGCTCACAATATGGTGTTGATCTCAACCGTAATTGGAACAATAACTGGCTTc AATATGGCGTCAGTGTGAACCCAGTGTCAAACGTCTTTGCCGGACCAGGACCATTCTCAGAACCGGAGACGAGATCACTCTCAGCATACATCAGGACAATTGGCCACGACATCAAACTATACTTATCGTTCCATTCTTCTGGGCAACTGCTTCTGCTGCCTTATGGGAACACTACGGAGCCTTTGGCTAACTATTATGATGCG ATAAACATCGGTAGGCGTGCCATGGGAGCTCTCTCAGTTAGATATGGAACTCAATACACGACGGGAAATATTGCTGAAGCAATTT atttcgCCACTG TCGTGGACTGGGTGAAGGATGATCTCAACGTGCCACTAGCGTACTGCTATGAGCTGAGAGACCGCGGTCAGTATGGCCATCTGCTACCAGCCGACCAGATACTGCCTACAGGAGAAGAAACGATGGACTCTATTCTCGAGCTGATCTATCAGGCCCGGAGATTTggatatttgaataat TTACAGAATAGCAATGCTAAATATGATTTCTGGACGGATCCTGTGCCAACAGCTGACTACGTTTCTGTACTGTCAAGTCCTGGGGATAAAGTTGATTTGGAAAGCTTCTTGAATGGGAACAATATCGGCTTTGATGTGATGATGTCAAATATTCAAGA AGCAATCGAAAAGGAAAGAGTAAACAGATAcacaagaaataatataaagagtATGACTTGGAACGCTTACTATGAACTTGACGATATTTATTCCTGGATGTACGATTTAGCAGAAACTTACCCTGCAATTGTAAATGTATTGAATAGTGGATCATCATATGAAAATAGAGATATTGTTGGGCTTAGAATATCTCACGGCGCTGGTAAAAGAGCTATATTCCTTGAAGGTGGTATACATTCGAGGGAATGGATATCTCCTTCGACcgtttgttatataattagtgAATTACTAACGAGTGACAATGAGGAAATACAAGCTATTGCTCGTGAATTTGACTGGTATATTTTCCCAGTTACTAACCCTGATGGTTATGTATGGACACATGACGAG ttcagAATGTGGCGAAAAAATAGACCTTTCGGTGATCAGGTTGGAGTAGATCTAAATCGTAATTGGGATAATAATTGGTTAG tCGCAGGAGCCAGTACAGACCCTGCATCGGACACTTACGCCGGCCCTGCTCCATTCTCGGAACCTGAGACCAAGTCTCTTTCCACCTTCATCGCAAGCATCGGCGATAGGATTGACATGTATCTGTCATTTCACTCGTTCAGCCAACTGCTAATGATTCCCTTTGGGAACACTACGGAACCTGTGGCTAACTATCATGATACT TTAAACATCGGCAGGCGCGCTATGGGAGCGTTGTCAGTGAGATACGGAACACAATACGTAACTGGAAATATAGCTGAAGCTATTT aCCAAGCTACAGGCGGCAGCGTAGACTGGGTGAAAGAACACCTCAATGTTCCCTTAGTCTACTGTTACGAACTCCGGGACAGAGGTACCTACGGTTTCCTCCTCCCAGCTGGACAGATCCTTCCGAATAACCAGGAAGCTATGGACTCTATTATAGATCTTATATACCAGGCTAAGAGGTTTGGTTACATGAGAAGCGGAGCTGGcgctaataaatatttaggatCTATGGTCCTTGCATTATTGTTTTGCTTAGTACagttctaa
- the LOC128677203 gene encoding zinc carboxypeptidase-like: protein MLQKLYFLSVLAVIFADKVRYNDYTVYKVVPKDEDGLLYLKKLYMEPGALTFWSVPNVIGNDVSVLASPEAKEDFVAALIEKNINVDVVTQNVQEDLDAQTIIRRKRSTSRNEIFYDEFNTLEDIYSYFDHLAETYDFVSTFVVGTSFEGRNITGLRIARTSSRRVFILQGGEIGADWLSPTLVTYLADQLIKGEDPEALAASQDFEWHIIPVVNPDGFEYTQNHDRLWTKNRRIDNRNPTGVDVVRNWNSHWGIFGGSFVNTDFNYIGLGPFSEPETRAVSSYIVSLGPRVTGLLSFRMFGQRFLIPFAQSQSGNYNNEEMITIARRSLGSLAVKYNTLYLAGTSNLFWDGSTGTIGDWVKYRFNPPIVGTYLLRGNTFVLPITQVLPSCEETFDSVMAIFREARFIDVL, encoded by the exons atgttacaaaagttatattttctaaGTGTTCTAGCTGTAATTTTTGCTGATAAAGTTAGATACAATGATTACACTGTATACAAAGTTGTACCTAAAGATGAAGATGGTCTTTTGTATTTGAAGAAATTGTATATGGAACCAGGCGCTTTAACCTTTTGGAGTGTACCCAATGTAATTGGAAATGATGTTAGTGTTTTGGCATCACCTGAAGCAAAGGAAGATTTTGTGGCGGCTTTGATTGAGAAAAACATAAACGTTGATGTAGTAACGCAGAATGTTCAAGa AGATTTGGATGCCCAAACAATAATACGACGTAAGAGGAGTACCAGTCGAAATGAAATCTTCTACGATGAGTTCAACACTTTAGAAGATATCTACAGTTATTTTGACCATCTAGCGGAGACATATGATTTCGTGTCCACTTTCGTTGTTGGGACGTCTTTTGAAG GAAGAAATATAACTGGTCTTAGAATAGCAAGAACTAGTAGTAGAAGGGTATTCATACTCCAAGGCGGCGAAATAGGAGCTGATTGGCTATCGCCTACTCTGGTGACGTATTTAGCAGATCAGCTCATCAAAGGGGAAGATCCTGAGGCGTTAGCTGCTTCCCAGGACTTTGAGTGGCACATCATTCCTGTCGTCAACCCTGATGGATTTGAATATACACAAAATCAT GACAGATTATGGACGAAAAATAGAAGAATTGACAACAGGAATCCAACCGGTGTTGATGTTGTGAGAAATTGGAATTCGCATTGGggaa TCTTTGGTGGCAGTTTTGTCAACACAGATTTCAATTACATAGGTCTTGGACCATTCTCCGAACCAGAAACCAGAGCTGTATCCAGTTACATCGTGTCCCTAGGTCCACGAGTGACTGGCCTCCTCTCCTTCAGGATGTTTGGTCAGCGGTTCTTGATACCCTTCGCCCAATCACAGAGTGGCAACTACAATAATGAGGAAATG ATAACAATTGCAAGAAGATCTCTGGGTTCATTGGCTGTAAAGTACAACACGCTATATCTCGCTGGAACTTCCAATCTATTTTGGG atggGTCGACAGGAACCATCGGTGATTGGGTAAAGTACCGCTTCAACCCACCAATCGTAGGGACGTATCTCTTGAGAGGCAATACGTTTGTCCTTCCAATAACACAAGTTCTACCATCGTGTGAAGAAACCTTCGACTCTGTGATGGCCATCTTCAGAGAGGCCAGATTTATTGACGTGCTTTGA